Proteins from a single region of Fodinibius sp. Rm-B-1B1-1:
- a CDS encoding amidohydrolase gives MKKVGICGMLIVLLVLGLESQAVAQQEHSQKIDEQINEQTEEIFGQVVEWRRHVHENPELSNREEETAEFIADYMRELGLEVETGVAHTGVVAILEGENDGPVVGLRADIDALPVKERADVPFKSTKTTTYLGKEVGVSHACGHDTHVAMLMGAAKILSDMKDELNGTVKFIFQPAEEGAPPGEEGGAELMVKEGVLENPDVDVVFGQHINSQTEVGKIRYRPKGTMAAADRFVITVKGNQTHGSTPWTGVDPIVTSAKIIEGLQSIISRQTELTKAAAVISVGKIEAGVRNNIIPEEAEMIGTIRTLDTGMQEIIHDKIRHVATKTAESMGAKAEVKIEKGYPVTYNDPELTEQMLPTLQDAAGSENVILSDAITGAEDFSFFQKKVPGLYWFVGGMPKDMDPSEAAPHHTPDFYIEEEGMKLGVKTMVQLTVDYMKQH, from the coding sequence ATGAAAAAAGTAGGCATATGTGGGATGTTAATTGTATTGCTTGTTTTAGGTTTAGAAAGCCAAGCAGTAGCACAGCAAGAGCATTCCCAGAAAATAGATGAGCAAATTAATGAACAGACGGAAGAGATATTTGGTCAGGTTGTTGAGTGGCGTCGTCATGTGCATGAAAATCCAGAGCTATCAAACAGGGAAGAAGAAACGGCTGAATTTATTGCCGATTATATGCGTGAGCTTGGACTGGAGGTTGAAACGGGGGTTGCGCATACGGGAGTTGTAGCAATTTTAGAGGGGGAAAATGACGGTCCCGTAGTTGGTTTACGCGCTGATATTGATGCTTTGCCGGTGAAAGAGCGGGCTGATGTGCCATTTAAATCGACAAAAACGACGACCTATTTAGGTAAAGAAGTGGGGGTTAGCCATGCCTGTGGACATGATACACATGTTGCGATGCTCATGGGAGCAGCAAAGATACTTTCTGATATGAAAGATGAATTAAATGGAACGGTTAAATTTATTTTTCAGCCAGCTGAAGAGGGGGCACCTCCGGGAGAAGAAGGCGGTGCCGAGTTGATGGTTAAAGAAGGAGTATTAGAAAATCCGGATGTGGATGTTGTATTTGGACAGCATATAAATTCGCAGACCGAAGTCGGTAAAATTCGATATCGTCCCAAAGGGACCATGGCAGCTGCGGATCGCTTTGTTATTACTGTTAAAGGAAATCAAACGCATGGGTCTACGCCTTGGACCGGTGTTGATCCTATTGTAACATCGGCAAAAATAATTGAGGGGTTACAGTCTATTATTAGCCGTCAAACTGAATTGACGAAAGCAGCGGCCGTAATATCTGTTGGAAAAATTGAAGCAGGCGTTCGAAATAATATTATTCCTGAAGAAGCGGAAATGATTGGGACTATTCGCACGTTGGATACCGGAATGCAGGAGATTATTCATGATAAAATACGACACGTAGCTACAAAAACGGCCGAAAGTATGGGAGCAAAAGCGGAGGTCAAAATTGAGAAGGGATATCCGGTGACGTATAATGATCCCGAACTTACCGAGCAGATGTTGCCTACCCTGCAGGATGCAGCTGGATCAGAAAATGTGATATTGTCGGACGCTATTACGGGTGCTGAGGATTTCTCGTTTTTCCAAAAGAAGGTACCCGGATTGTATTGGTTCGTAGGGGGTATGCCTAAAGATATGGATCCGTCAGAGGCAGCCCCACACCATACTCCTGATTTTTATATCGAAGAAGAGGGGATGAAACTGGGTGTTAAAACGATGGTACAACTTACGGTGGATTATATGAAGCAACATTAG
- a CDS encoding glutamine synthetase III gives MTKAMRRYDPLAAARNWSPKSNGKKHESMNITEIFGENTFQQEELEERLPKAIWKDLEKTIEEGEQLNPEVADAVAVAMKDWAMEKGATHFTHWFQPLTGLTAEKHDSFITPNQGGGAIAEFSGSDLIQGEPDASSFPNGGLRQTFEARGYTAWDPTSPAFIMENDNGCYLCIPTAFASWSGEALDHKTPILRSNEALDKQVKRALKLFDVDAKRVSSTVGCEQEYFLIDQEFFYRRPDLMTAGRTLVGAKPPRGQELDDHYFGTIQERVLSFMLEAEKELYKLGIPVKTRHNEVAPGQFEIAPIFETCNIAADHQQLMMITLKRIARNYGFECLLHEKPFDGLNGSGKHLNWSLSTSSGINLLEPGDNPHDNRQFLFFFTSILKAVYEHQDLLRISIAHAGNDHRLGANEAPPAIISAYIGDQLADVIEQLLNGGAKESKQGGLLGLGTPVLPSLPKHAGDRNRTSPFAFTGNKFEFRAVGSSQSISFPIAVLNTIVADAIDKLCTDLEEKVDSGTPLEESLGKVIREALSDSKDIIFNGDGYSEEWEKEAEERGLLNLRTTMDALPKLTDDKNVELFEKHKVLNKREIHSRQEIWAEQYLTTLNIEADTTESMAKTMIYPAAVRYMNELSENVERIDKLGLENRGSLEMLKKVNSGLNDLNDALEELREVVLQSNGDSVLESATYVKDEVRPAMTKIRDSVDYLERHVADDYWPLPIYREMLFVK, from the coding sequence ATGACAAAAGCAATGCGACGATATGATCCGCTGGCGGCTGCGCGAAATTGGTCGCCCAAATCGAATGGTAAAAAACACGAATCTATGAATATCACCGAAATTTTCGGTGAAAATACTTTTCAGCAGGAAGAGCTTGAGGAACGGCTGCCGAAAGCCATCTGGAAAGATCTCGAAAAGACGATTGAAGAGGGGGAGCAGTTGAACCCTGAAGTGGCTGATGCAGTTGCAGTGGCTATGAAAGACTGGGCCATGGAGAAGGGAGCCACTCATTTTACACATTGGTTTCAACCATTGACGGGACTAACTGCTGAGAAACATGACAGCTTTATTACGCCTAACCAAGGTGGTGGAGCTATTGCAGAGTTTTCGGGATCTGATCTTATTCAGGGTGAGCCCGATGCGTCCAGCTTTCCCAATGGTGGTTTGCGACAAACGTTTGAAGCTCGTGGATATACAGCTTGGGATCCTACATCACCGGCCTTCATTATGGAGAATGATAATGGGTGCTACTTATGTATTCCTACTGCATTTGCATCATGGTCGGGCGAAGCTTTGGATCACAAGACACCTATTTTGCGGTCTAATGAAGCGTTGGACAAGCAAGTTAAGAGAGCGCTAAAACTTTTTGATGTAGATGCCAAACGCGTTTCTTCGACGGTAGGATGCGAGCAGGAATATTTCTTGATTGATCAGGAATTTTTCTATCGCCGTCCTGATTTGATGACAGCCGGTCGAACGTTGGTAGGTGCAAAGCCGCCACGTGGACAAGAGCTGGATGATCACTATTTTGGTACGATACAAGAGCGCGTGCTGTCGTTTATGCTGGAAGCTGAAAAGGAATTATACAAGCTGGGAATTCCGGTAAAAACGCGTCACAACGAAGTGGCACCGGGCCAGTTCGAAATCGCTCCAATATTTGAAACGTGCAACATCGCGGCCGATCACCAACAGCTGATGATGATCACCTTAAAACGGATAGCACGTAACTATGGGTTCGAATGCTTGCTTCATGAAAAGCCGTTTGACGGACTTAACGGCAGTGGAAAACACTTAAACTGGTCGTTAAGTACCAGCAGCGGTATAAACTTGCTTGAACCTGGAGATAATCCGCATGACAACAGACAGTTCCTGTTTTTCTTTACCTCTATTTTAAAAGCTGTATATGAGCATCAGGACTTACTACGGATTAGCATTGCTCATGCTGGAAATGATCATCGCTTGGGAGCAAATGAAGCACCGCCAGCTATTATTTCGGCGTATATTGGAGATCAATTAGCTGATGTTATTGAACAATTGCTGAATGGTGGAGCCAAGGAATCGAAACAAGGGGGGCTGCTCGGATTAGGTACACCCGTGCTACCGTCATTGCCAAAGCATGCTGGTGATCGAAATCGAACCTCACCTTTTGCCTTTACAGGTAATAAGTTTGAGTTTCGAGCTGTAGGGTCAAGTCAGTCAATTTCCTTCCCTATTGCAGTGTTAAATACCATAGTGGCTGATGCTATTGACAAACTATGCACCGACCTTGAAGAAAAAGTGGATAGCGGTACTCCTCTGGAAGAATCCCTTGGTAAAGTGATCCGAGAGGCGTTATCTGATTCGAAAGATATCATCTTTAATGGGGATGGTTATTCCGAAGAATGGGAGAAGGAAGCGGAAGAACGTGGTTTGCTTAATTTGCGAACGACGATGGATGCGCTGCCAAAGTTAACAGACGACAAAAATGTTGAGCTCTTTGAAAAACATAAAGTGTTAAATAAACGAGAGATCCATTCACGGCAGGAAATTTGGGCGGAGCAGTATTTAACGACGCTCAATATTGAAGCAGATACCACCGAGTCGATGGCTAAAACGATGATCTATCCAGCTGCTGTACGTTACATGAATGAGCTCTCAGAAAATGTAGAGCGCATTGATAAGCTCGGGTTAGAAAATCGGGGTTCACTTGAAATGCTTAAAAAAGTAAATAGCGGATTGAATGATCTCAATGATGCGTTGGAAGAACTTCGTGAAGTTGTTCTTCAAAGTAATGGCGATTCGGTCCTCGAAAGTGCTACATACGTTAAAGACGAGGTACGTCCGGCTATGACAAAGATCCGTGATTCGGTTGATTACTTGGAACGGCATGTTGCTGACGATTACTGGCCACTGCCGATATATCGTGAAATGCTGTTTGTAAAGTAA
- a CDS encoding 1,4-dihydroxy-2-naphthoate polyprenyltransferase has translation MSIWIKAARPQTLAAAFVPVCVGASLAFHDQQLLWIPSIIALLCAFLIQIGTNFANDYFDFKKGADTDDRIGFERATSKGLISEQGMRNATIVTMAIAFLFGLYLVWHAGWVIFGIGIASLLFGILYTGGPFPLAYNGLGDLFVFIFFGIIAVMGTYYVNALEWSNSSFWASLAVGALSTNILVINNLRDVDQDVRAGKNTLGVLFGENFLRIEYLAMLCLAFAIPPHFYFKLHYGAIIFLPFLIIPFGILLLKKVWFEDDKETFNNLLKQTAQFMTAYGILFSIGIIVDSL, from the coding sequence ATGAGCATTTGGATAAAAGCTGCGCGTCCCCAAACCCTTGCCGCCGCTTTTGTTCCAGTATGCGTTGGTGCTTCACTTGCATTTCACGATCAGCAACTGCTTTGGATCCCCTCTATTATTGCCCTGCTCTGTGCTTTCTTGATTCAAATTGGCACCAATTTCGCCAACGACTATTTCGATTTTAAAAAGGGAGCTGATACCGACGACCGTATCGGCTTTGAACGAGCTACATCAAAAGGGCTCATATCAGAACAAGGAATGCGTAATGCTACGATCGTTACGATGGCCATTGCCTTTTTATTTGGACTTTATCTTGTATGGCATGCCGGCTGGGTCATCTTCGGAATCGGTATAGCCTCTCTTTTATTTGGAATACTCTATACCGGCGGACCATTTCCACTGGCTTATAATGGACTCGGAGATCTCTTCGTATTCATTTTTTTTGGGATAATCGCTGTCATGGGCACTTACTATGTAAATGCCCTGGAATGGAGTAACAGCTCATTTTGGGCTTCTCTTGCTGTTGGCGCCCTTTCGACAAACATTTTGGTGATCAATAACCTACGGGATGTTGATCAAGATGTCCGAGCTGGCAAAAATACCTTGGGTGTATTGTTCGGCGAAAATTTTTTACGGATTGAATATCTGGCTATGCTATGCCTTGCCTTTGCCATACCACCTCATTTTTATTTCAAGCTGCATTATGGTGCCATCATATTTCTTCCATTCCTAATTATTCCATTCGGAATTTTATTATTAAAGAAAGTCTGGTTTGAAGACGATAAAGAAACCTTCAACAATTTATTAAAACAAACAGCCCAGTTTATGACGGCTTATGGTATATTGTTTAGTATCGGAATAATTGTGGATTCTCTATGA